The region aaaaaaaaccaacccattattaaaaatattagaaacatgGAGACAGTTTAGCACCACCATTGAGCCTGGAAATTTTTTAGCACTCGAACTGCACTGAATTCAATGTCCTTTTCTTCAGTTTCTCTGCTGAGGGGAGAAAGGGGAATGACCTCCGTCAGCCCCACAGGTCCCACTAGGAGCTGGGAGGGGTTGCGTGGACACTGTGAGGAGCGCCCCAAAGACATCCAGCTAGCTTACGTGCAAGCATGCAGTCCACAAACCCACGCTTCACAAACCTGCCACTCACACCTGCCTTCTTCAGAAGTCGCCTTCCTGCAGGTTTCCTGTAAACTGTCAGGGAAACCCTTTTCCTATCCTGGGTCCTGGATTTAAAGAAGACCTCTTACAGAGACCAAGTTGCAGATCCAAGAATGGAGGCTCTGTTGACCTTTCTTTGAAATGCTCAAGAGCAGTATGCCTTGCTCACAGGCCACTAACATGATGACTGCATTGCACCGTCTTCTGAGTCACACTAGTGAGGCAGGCTCAGCAAACTGAAACACCATAGACATCGTTAGAGATACTCAAGAATAACTGGTGTCAACAGAAGAGCAAATGAGGTTGCCTTCCCCCCAGATATGCTGGATGGTGTCTGGACCCCGAGGTTTCAGTCTGGGGATGGTGGGTCCCTACTGCATAAACCATTCTGGTTACTGGTCTCTGGTTCAAGTAATTTGAGAGGCCAGTTCTAGATTGGACAAAGAAAGGTGGGCAAAATCAGCCTGGAAGCTAAGAGATGGAGGAATGTTCTCCAAAGATTGGTTTGTTGCTGGCAACTTTGGCTTTCTACTAAGTAAATCAGTGACCGTTAAGAACATGCTGGCGACCCAGCTTGTGGTCCAGCAACTAGCAGTTTCCTCTGGTCAGCTTCTTCTACAGCCAAATCTTGAGACTTTCCCAGCCTATTCTGTCTGGGCCCTTGGGTGTTGAATCATTGTTTCCTCCCTACTGGCTCGCTTCCCTTTGAAACACTCAGAATtcactcctttcttctttctactaAAGACAAAACTCCAGACTCTAAATCCTGACTCAACCTCCTCACTCTTTTCCCTTTCTGCCTAGCAGACATCCTCTTCTGGGAGTCACCTTCCCGGGGAAGGGATGGAAAACCCAGCCACCCCAGTCTCTCACACATTCATCTCGCCGACATGCCTCTCACTTACTTTCAACGTGCTCGACCCATACTTTTGCTTTAAAACGataattctttcttcctctttcttgccTCCTGAGGTCCAGCCCATTAGCCAGGATGGAAATGGGAGCAAAGGAGGGACCTTCATCGCAGGGACCTATTCTCTAAGGCCACTAAGTTCTGGGATGGGAGAGGAAGCTGATTGTCAAGTGCAAACTCAAGATTAGAAAGATAGGATTGGGGAACGGGGGATAGCGTGGTAAAACCAACTTTACATGCAGGTTGGGATCAAGGCCCAGGAAGGCAGAGCCCTCCACCCAGTCTATAAGCACCAGTGTGCCCGACTTGCGGCCTGAGGACCCAGGTGTACAGGACAAAACGGGGAGGGACTCCACCATCAGAGGGGCTGTCCTCCTGAAATGAAGCCGTAGGTCATGGCCCTGTTCTGTCCCTGGCTGATCACAGAACTTGAGAACCGGAGGCCACCCCCAGCCAGAGATCATAATCGAGGCAAGAAGCTCAGTAATGTCAAGGGGGAGCCCTCCACATGACCCCGTGAAGTGTTCAGTTGGGGCCGGCGGTCTAGATCGGGGGTGATGTGCCTACACAGGCAGGTGAGAGAATTCTCACCCCGACCAGCCTGACCCACCCTCAGCCACACAAGAACCGAGGGCAAGCAGCTCTCAGGACACGGGGGTTCCCACAGTGGTGACATGCACGGCAGAGGCTGGGAGGCAGCCTGCTAGACACGCGTTTGCAGGTGGTGGCCCTGTCTGAACCCCTCAGCACTTCCACACCCAGCGGCGCCTCCTTTCCACATCTTCATTTTGGAGCCCGGGACAATGGCCTAGGCTGCTTCTGCTAGATCTGTTAATGCCAGTGTGAAGTTTCCAActaaatacttaataaaataattacaaaaaaaaaaaaaaaaaagacacattgcACTCTCCAGCCAGAATTATGTGTGTGAGTAACACATACACTTGCTGCCAGAAGCTGTGAGTCCCGTGGGGCCTGCCCAATGCCAAGGACTTGTTCAGTGGAGACAGCTTGCCCAGTATCTCTTTCCTCTAACCCCATGTTATTTAGTTCAAGTGGGAAATGAccaacactcacacacatgcactcacgcgcgcgcacacactcacaccacaTGCACAATGCACTTACTCAACAACACACAGCCCTCAAAAAAGTGAGGGAATCTTAATTCTTTAGCAATGTGGATGGTTCTCTTTCCAGAGAGCACTGCATCGTCTCGAAAATTGGACCTATAGACGTATCCACTCCAAGGAGACACACCCACCCACAGGGGCACAGTTCCACTCTGGGCACCAGATCCATATTTGTACAGAAATTCATCAAATGGGTTGGAGCAGCAAGTGTACAGTACTGGAGGGGGAAGGGATGAGCCAGCGAGGTTGCACCTGTCACCCTGAGGGGCAGAGCTCCCAGGGCTTGGACCCAGAGACTTCCCATCCTGCCCTCTCTACCCGCACCTGGGTAGGAGGTGGGAGCTTGGTACCTGCCGGGGGAAGTTATGTCCGCAGGGACCTCCGCAGGCTTCTCCAACACGTTTTTTCGAGATCTTCTGGGAACTGTTGGGGTGTTGAGCAGAGGCAGGATCACGCCTCACTCGGGCTGAAGTCATTGAGATGAATGGGTGGCCCCAGCTCAGCGCCAGGCCCAGCTGCAGGCTTGTGGGAACTGGTGTCACCGGAGGACGCTAGGCTCAAGGCACCCACATACCCCCCTGAAGGATTTGGTTACACTGAGGGTTCCTGCTCATAAAACTGAACTTGAGGTTACATAGTTTTAGAAAGACTCAAACATACATCAAAAGGATCATGGCCCAAACATCAAGAGATTGGGGTGAGAGAGGGCTGCTGAGGGTGATTTTTAGGACAGGTCTTTCTGAGCAGCTGGCTGAAAAAGAACGGAAATGAAAACAAGGAGAAGTTCCTGGAGGTCCTTGCTGTGCGCCGAGGGCTGGGGCCCTGGGAGGCCGAGCGCCCCATGCCACTTCCCTGAATCCCGTTCTTCTGGGTGGACAACACCCAGCAGAAGGGGCTGCCCTCTGGCAGAGACCCCTGCCATCTtgccagggaagggggaggagggataaaagGTCACCTGTTGGCTCCACCGCTGACTCCTTCCAAgagccccacctcccccagcagCACGTGGGGCTGCTGGCCCTCCCCGCCACTGTCCTACAAGCCCTGGCATCCCTCTTGATAATATTGCACTTTTCCTGTCTCtcagattgttttcattttcgATTGAGAATGCAAAGTatttggagggggaggggaagtgaGTAACCTTATAGAAATTATATATTAGTTAAATACAAAAAACAGGAAACGTAGgggttactttttctttttttccttaaaaacaaaacaaaaaactaccaaACCAAGGTTTAAACTTAAATAGTTCTACACCTATTCTGCAAATACTACTAATATGGAAATAATGCTTGACCGAAAttcccttgtcttttttttttttttcttagatgaTAAAAGTAGTAACATGCCTTGCTGAGGAAAGCAATGGATATAAATGCCTGTAAAATATGCTGCTCTAACATCTGAAAGTGATTAAAACGATTCTATATAATGCCTTCGTCAAGATGGAGAACAGTGGAGGAAGAAAGAGGGGCCCATGGGGCCAGgcttgggggtggagggggccaAGGGCTGGCGAGGGGGCCCGGTCACAGCTGGCACACCTGCAGTTCAGGTTGTCCCTTCCAACTCCCTCTTGCTGCCCTTGGGGTCCCTTGGCCTAGTGGGAATAGCATGATGGCTGCCAGAGACCCCAGCCAGGCCCCTGTTACAAAGTGGGAGAGAGATGAAGACATCTTTTTCCCTTGTAATAAAGTctttaaactgaaagaaaaaagcacCAAAGGATGCATCTTCAGGCATTATATAAACCTCAATAATGACCTCAGAAGGGCTCATTATGATTAAAGTTGCAGTATACAGCAATACAACGTTATTTCACATTTTCAATCGCAACTAATGGAAAACTAGGTTTGGACACtgctgagatttctttttttttccttttttagtccGATCTGGTTTTCCTCCAGATGGGTCAGAGCCCCAGGCCCCTTCCCTCCTCTACCTGCTGCCAGCAGTACCCTCCAACATCACAAAGCAGCTCAGTAGCTCTAGGGAAAAGCCCTCTTGCCCTGGGCAGGGCTAGGAGTCCAGGGGCGCAAGCCCTGGCATCCCCTGGCCATGACTGAGAGGGACTGGCATGCACCCTTCTTGCTTCAAGTATTAATATTCTCTTTGGGTTTGCAGGGTTTGTGCTGTGCTGAGAGTCGGGGTGATGGCGAGGGGCAAGGGGTGAAGATGGGGCATGGCAATCCCTGTTCACTGCCCAAATCTATATGCTGTCACTAGGTGGCAGCACTCTCCACTTTTCCTGGATGCCTGAGCAGCCCCAGCCATCCTTAGGGCTGGATGTCACAATGTAAACATGATGACCACACTATACACTCTAACGGGGGTGGGAAGGTCTGCTGTCAACTGTGTGATTTGGGAAAGCTAATTCCTGTCTTTGGGCTGCAGTTAACAGGAGGGTATGGCATGAAGTGATCCTGAAGGTCACTTATAATGACTCTATTACTTAAGAGCACTGGAGATTAAGGAGACGGGGTCCTTGGCAGGGCTAGGAGAGCCCCACAGGGCAGTACAGTGGAAGAGGAAGGGCAGGGAAAGGCAGGCTCTAGGGAGCACTGTGCTCCAGTCCAACTGAGATGCTCTGTGCTTGGCAGATGGGTCCTGCACTCCTTCCTGGCCTGGCTGGCATTGAACTGGCTCAGTGCAGACATTGAGGAGTGAAGCCGCTTGAGCCCTCCCCCTGGAAGATAGCTACGTGGAAGGTCCTTTAACCCGACAGTCActctacttttaaattttattttaaataatcataaattactttttttcttttaataaatatgtgctgtttaaaaatgagaaaagtataTACTGCATCTTTAAGTAATGCACTTTGCTCTCTGGGTTTCTTTCCATTCCACCTTATTAAAGtgcattaattaaaaaataatgaaccaCTTCTTTATCATTATTGTTCAAATAAGtccaaataatattaatataaagacACTACAACACTACCATTAGTACTGCAATCTAGCAGATAACTCAACATCCTGCTCTATTTAATACTGTCCAGCAGAAGAAAAtaactaattttaattttaaacaaaaggaAGCAAAATCTCACCACGGCCCTTTCAACAAAGAACGGGAGCAGTTTGCTAGAGCTGCCAGGCATCAGTGTACGgtgaggaagggggaggggggtggctgGGGGCTGAGGGCACGAGTCACGGGTCCCGTGCTGTTTTTTCCAGCAACATACACTGCCTGGGTGGGGAACAGGGGCGGAGGGAGGGCTTTTCCTCCTCAATCCAGGATCTGGCAGCTAAATCAGTGGCTGTGAGCCTGATTTGTCCACAATCAAAGGCACGTGTGGAAATCTACTCCCAGCAAAGAGTGAGTCCTCAGGGAAGCCAGTGTGGCCTCTGAAATGTCGACTGAAAGATACCACCCAGAGTTCAGAGGGACTTCACGTTCTCTCTTCTCGCTTCACAGGGGCGCTGCCCCTGGGGAAGCCCGGGCTGGCTCCGGGCCCAGGGATCTTCGTCTTCTCGGGCACTGCTCGCAGGCCACGGATGGCTGGTGGTGTCTGCCCAGTGGGGTCCCCTCAGCCCAGGGTGGGGTGAccgctgcttctccactgcctACACGTGAGGCTTTGGGCCCTGCCTGGGCCGGAGAATGTACGCTGTTCCTCTCCTGAACGCCACCCTCCTCCCTGGGGAGGGTCCTGCCTGCCGAGAGAGCAGCATCTTTGCTTCGCCACGTCCGGGGCTGAGGCTTCTCCCGCCTGAAATCCCTCTGGCCAGCGCTGGTGCCGTCCACACAGTGGAAACCAAATGAAGCGACTTCAGCTTGTGGAGAGGAAGAATGCAAAACACAAACCAACCAACCTCCCCACAAGAGTACGACAGAAATGCCACCTTCTCCCCATCCTGTCCCATGAGGCTAACTTCCCTTGGGCCCCCAAACAACCCCAAAATAAGGCCAAAAACCCAAGGCCTGACATAGAAGCCCCAAAGCAATACACCTCTCCCAAAACATGCAAAGGAATTGCCCACCCAGAAATACCCAAAAGAAAGTCTGTGCAGACTGATGAGACCGATGCCTCCACCCGCCCGCCCTCTCTGTGAGCTCTGGAGCTGGTGGTCCTCCACGGCATGCCCTGGGCAGGTGGGCACTCTTCCCAAGGCCAGCGGCAGTGACGGCTAAGAAAGGGGATCCTTGCTGGCACCTGGGCAACTGCCTTTTCTTCCGCAGACATGGATGGAGGCCCAGCCCAGGGACAGCCTGAGCTCACAAGAGATGTCTCCAAACCCCAGGGCCAGTGGTGTCTCCTACTACACCCACCCGTGGCAGGTGGTGGACCCTGGGAACCAGGATAATTCACAAATACAGGTTAGGACGATACAAGGGCCACTCTGGAGGCTAACAGCTACTGAAACCAGGCTAGGCAGGGGCAGGGCACGTGAGGCCCCTACAACCACATCTTTTCCAGATTGGCAGCCAAGGCACAAATTGGGTTTCCCACACGGCCTGTCCCAAATGGCGCCGAGTCCATCAGCAAAGTCCCCAAGGTACACACTTGAGGCTCAGCTTTCTCGCCCCTGATCCCAGGCCCAGGGCACCCCTGCCCATTCCCTTTCCCTGCTCAATGTGGGCCCCCGCCAGACCCCACCTTCTAGCTGGGGTCTTCGAGGTCACACATTCTGCAGGTTTCATGttgtcctccccaccccctcccatttcccctttcccttttgtCTTATTCCCGCTCACCCACACTAAGGCTGGAAGGACCCACTCCCCCCCTTAGTTCTTTTTCTCCAGGTAGTTGGAGGGTACCCAGCCTTTGAAGGGCTTCACCCCATCCAGGATCTGACAGTACCACCAGCCGTTGGGGTTCCTCTCCAGGACCTCCATGGACACGCCCTCCTGGAAGCCCGCCGTCTCGTCGTCCCCCTCATAGTCTGCGATCGAGACGTACACATCTTTGAGGTTGTTGTGGATGAACTGGGACTTCTCAATGGGCTTGGGGCGCACGGGGGACACGGGGATGCCATTGCGCTGAGTGGGCAGCAGGGGGGGCTCCGAGCCCTGGCTGGCAGCACGTTCAGCCAGGCGGCCCTTGGCCTCTGCGGCTGCCGAGCGGGCGGCGCTGAAAGAGGAGTTCCGGCGGACGCCTCGGAGGTTGTCGGTGGCCGTGAGCGACTCGTTCCTCCTCAGGGCGCAGGACAGGTTGCTGTCCTTGGGTGGCGGGGACACGAACACCGACTGGGGCCTGACGGCCACCTGCCGCACACCGTTCCTCATCTTCACCGCCCCGGCGCCTGAGGTCTTGACGAAGCCCCCGGGCGGCTTGGAGGGGATGGGCGGCGTGGCCCTCTTGCTCTGGTTGACGGTGTTGAGCGCTTGGACGCGCTTCTCGATCTTTTCCAGGCTGTCTGACTTGCCCTCGTTTTGCTTGCTCTTGGGGGCcactgtgtctgtctctttgccagGCGGGTCGGATGGCTCGTTCTCGCCGAGCACCAGATAGTGGGCGGGGGCCCAGCCCTCCAGCTCCCCAAACCTCACGTACCACCAGCCGCTCTCCAGCTTTTCAAGCACCTGTACCTCCACGCCCGCGGGGAAGCTGATCTCCGAGTCCTGGACCTTCTGGTAGGCACTGCATGTGGTGTAGGAGGTGGCCTGCCCTTCCCGACCCTTCTTGGTGGGACAGGGGGGCGAGGCAGCAGGGAGGGTGATGAGGTCGGCGGAGCCTCTCCTGGACCCCTCGCTGGGACCCTCGAAGGCCGTCTGGGGGGGTAGCTCAGAATCCTCGCTCTTGGAGCCCTTGAGGCCGCCCCGGAGCTGGCCAGTGGGCCTCAGCTGGCGCCGTAAAGTGCTGATGTCCATCTTCTCTTGACTCTGGGACTCTGCGCGGTTCAGGAACGGCTTGGGCCGAACCGATGGCTTGGCCCGGGCACAGGAGGTCAGCCCAACCTTCGGGTCGGCATCCTTCTTCGCCCCGACCTTGGGAGTGCCACGGATGCCCGCGTCCGAGGCGGAACGGGGCTTCAGGTCCCCGCTGTTCTTGGACAaggatgaggaggaagaggaggaggaggaggagcaggtggTGTTGATGGTGATGGACGAGGAAAAGGAGGCTGAGGAGTGGTTCTTCCCCAGTTCCGCCTGGGCGTTCTTCTCCGCCTTGAGCTTCAGAAGTGAGGATGATTTGGGGGAGTCCGATTTGGGGGAATTTTTCCTGGCAAGGGACAGCGGGGAGCCCCCTGGGGAGTCGCTGTCTCGGGAGGAGCGTCTGGCCGACAGGCCGTCCTCTACACACGGCCGGAAGCCCTCGTTCTCGTAGAtggtctcctcctccagggccacGTCCTCTGTGGATCCGCCCACCTTGAAGCGGGCGCGCTGCAGCGAGGAGGCCGGCGAGGGCCTGTGGGGCTGTGTGGGCCGCCTGTCCCCCGAGCCACCGTCCTCTGTGGGCTCTTCGGTCAGCTCCGGCTCTGAGTCGAAGCCAAAGGCAGGGATGTCGTACTCAGGCTCCTCGTACTTGAGCCTCAGAGGGGAGTCCTGGCTCTCGCCGGGGCCGGCTGGACCCTCGTCGGCCTCCTTGGGCTTGCTGGGTGGTGCCGGCGGGGGCACCTTGGGCCGTGTCAGAGTGCTCGTGCGGCGGCTCAGGTTGGGCTTCTTGCGCTTATCGATGTAGGATGCAGGGGCCCAGCCCTCCTTCTCACCAATCTGCACATACCACCAGCCACCTGAGTTCTTGTCGATGACCTGGGGGAAGGGGCAGATAGGCCGCTGAGCTGGGGGACTTGCCGGTACCCGACTGTGTGTGGGCTGGGCCCTGACACTAGGCTCTAGAAGACAGCAGCTCCACTTCCCGGACAAGCTAACACCACTGACTAAGTGGCGCAGGACCCAGCGCGGGAAGTGATGGGCTggcattcaaacccaggtctctgtcaTCTCCAGGGTGGGGGACTCCCTCTCTCCAAAGCCCCTGCCCCTGTTCTTCCAAGTCTCTGTCAACACCCTGGTGGAGCTGGCCTCCTGCACAGACCCTCACTTCCCTTCCTGCTGAGCCACTATGCTTAGAAAATGCCCTGTTCTCAGTCCCTACAAAACCCCACTCGCCAGGGACCCATCTGTACAGAAGATTGCCACTCCACCACTCCCATCCTCCAATCCCCCGTGCATTGCTGGCCCTCCCTTGGGGTCCCTGGAAAGGGTCTCTCAGGGCAGAAGAGAACAGGAGGGGGCAGGTGAACGGAACTCAGGTAAAGCCTGAGACCAGATCTCCCTGGCTTCCCCACTTCACGCCATTTCACGCCACTGAAATCCCACCACTGAGGAGCTCTTTGAGTTGGTTCCCCATGGGAAGGCTGGGGCTCTCAGTCATTCCCAAGAAGCTTCTTTCTAAACTGCTACTTGAGACTGGAGAAAGGCCAGGAGTGTGCTTGCCGGCTGTACCGAGGGCTTTCCACGTGTGCAAGCTCTGCATTCCAGGATACAGGGGCCAGCTGCATTCATTTTCCATGAGGGCATCGAGCATCCCAGGATCTGGGTCGTGGAACCAACCCCCCACGGATCCCGAGGGACAACTgtaattttgaactgtggaacACTCCTGGAAGAAGGGTcccagggagaaggagggagtctcgagagcactggctctaggggcagagggggaagggaggaaggaggagatggtCCTTCTGTGGCCAGCTCTCGGCAAACCCTGCCCTGCCTTGGGTCCTACATTTCATCCCTCGCTCTGCCCGCTCCACACTCAAGATGCCTGCCTGTGTAGATCCTAAGAATATCAGTTCTCTTACACTATGAACTTTGTAGGCTCTTCTGGAAGCACAGGCACCACTGAGAGGATGATTTCTCTTAGAAATTTAGTTCTAAGTTCTAGGCATGTGATTTAAAACATCCACGTTGGGGATATCACTTCCTCAATAGGTAGAGACTGCCCAATTACTCTTTTGATGGTTTTACAGGAAGTATTGGATTTAACTCCATTACTACACAGAGCCATCCAAGAGAAATGACTGAGTCAGGGATCTTCTCTGGCCCCTGGAATGCCACGTGTAGCGCCGGCCACAGAGCGGGGTCTCATAAATGCTAGGAGATGGGCTGGGAGGAAGCAGGAAAGGGCCTATGACCCATCTGCAGAGAGAGCTCATTAAAACCTGGGGGAATAAATGCTAGAGGATGGACTGGGAGGGAGTAGGACAGGGCCTATGACCCATCTGCAGAGAGAGCTCATTAAAGCCTGGGGGAGAAGTGCCTAAATCAAAGCTCAGAGGTGCCTGTGGTGTGGACAAGGTCAGAACTGGGGTCCTCAGTACCTTACTCTGGCTGCCTGCTCCACGCTCTCCCAGCAACAGCATTTCCTAATGTAGGTCTTGTGGAACCCTGGCCCCCAGGTGCTCCTGGGCGAGGAAGGTAGGTGATCTGGTCTATTCCAGTCCCCTCTtagagacacacacagtgacaccCCTATATCTAGGTTCTGAGAAGTTCTGCAATTAACGCAACAAAGCTGGCTGGGTTTTGTTTAAGACACTCTCCTCCAAAGTCATTCGACTCCAGAAGCCCTTTGTTTCAAGGCGTCTCCGTCACAGGCTCCTGTGATGAGCTTTGGGAAATGCTGGTGTGAGGGGAGCTGGGTGGAGACATGAGCTGTGGGTTCTAGTCCTGGCTGTGACACAGGCTTTAGGCGAATTCTCAGCCTTGTGGGTCCTGTTTCTGCACCTTTCCTGCCCACCCCTCAGGAATGTTTCCCCCCTGCCCCTACCCCCAGACATAAATGGGAAACACGGGAGGTCTCTGACCAGCATGAGTTATAACACTTAGCCTCATAGCCCAAGGCTCACCTCTGCCTTCTGTCCACCTCGAAAGCTGATCCCATCTGAAATGCACGACTGGAATTCAGCAATCGTGTAGTACTCCACCTCAACAGAAGGGGGCTCTGGCGGCTTCGGCAGCTGGAATCCCTGAGGCAGAGAAGGGCTCAGTGAGCAAGACCCACCTGATCAGAACGGTAACAGAGGTGAGTGTGGCACTTACAGCAGCTGGACAGCAGGTGACCTGAGGATTATCAATCACCTGAGTCTCAGGGTGTCTCCTTAAGAGACCATTCTCCTGCCCAGGCTCTCTAAGAATACCCAGGATTCAGTTGCAACTTGTTGGAGCTATGAAAATGACCCTCTAGTAAATCTCCACTCATATCTTCGGAATCCAGTTTTCAGGTCCCAAAGTGAacgttaaaaaacaaagaaaccgtTGTAACAAAGCCCTACACACTGCCCCCCGGGAGATGAAAGTCACATCCTTGAGTCTCAGGTGAAGGTCCACTGGGGTGACACCTCGCTACAGAGGTGTGGGGTGGGTGTCAGAGACTGTGGGGTTGGTGAGACAGCCCTTGGGTCGGTCATCATGAT is a window of Bos taurus isolate L1 Dominette 01449 registration number 42190680 breed Hereford chromosome 26, ARS-UCD2.0, whole genome shotgun sequence DNA encoding:
- the SH3PXD2A gene encoding SH3 and PX domain-containing protein 2A isoform X1, with product MLAYCVQDATVVDVEKRRNPSKHYVYIINVTWSDSTSQTIYRRYSKFFDLQMQLLDKFPIEGGQKDPKQRIIPFLPGKILFRRSHIRDVAVKRLKPIDEYCRALVRLPPHISQCDEVFRFFEARPEDVNPPKEDYGSSKRKSVWLSSWAESPKKDVTGADSNAEPMILEQYVVVSNYKKQENSELSLQAGEVVDVIEKNESGWWFVSTSEEQGWVPATYLEAQNGTRDDSDINTSKTGEVSKRRKAHLRRLDRRWTLGGMVNRQHSREEKYVTVQPYASQSKDEIGFEKGVTVEVIRKNLEGWWYIRYLGKEGWAPASYLKKAKDELPARKKNLAGPVEIIGNIMEISNLLNKKASGDKETPPAEGEGLEPPITKKEISLPILCNASNGSALGIPERTVSKLAQGSPAVARIAPQRAQISSPNLRTRPPPRRESSLGFQLPKPPEPPSVEVEYYTIAEFQSCISDGISFRGGQKAEVIDKNSGGWWYVQIGEKEGWAPASYIDKRKKPNLSRRTSTLTRPKVPPPAPPSKPKEADEGPAGPGESQDSPLRLKYEEPEYDIPAFGFDSEPELTEEPTEDGGSGDRRPTQPHRPSPASSLQRARFKVGGSTEDVALEEETIYENEGFRPCVEDGLSARRSSRDSDSPGGSPLSLARKNSPKSDSPKSSSLLKLKAEKNAQAELGKNHSSASFSSSITINTTCSSSSSSSSSSLSKNSGDLKPRSASDAGIRGTPKVGAKKDADPKVGLTSCARAKPSVRPKPFLNRAESQSQEKMDISTLRRQLRPTGQLRGGLKGSKSEDSELPPQTAFEGPSEGSRRGSADLITLPAASPPCPTKKGREGQATSYTTCSAYQKVQDSEISFPAGVEVQVLEKLESGWWYVRFGELEGWAPAHYLVLGENEPSDPPGKETDTVAPKSKQNEGKSDSLEKIEKRVQALNTVNQSKRATPPIPSKPPGGFVKTSGAGAVKMRNGVRQVAVRPQSVFVSPPPKDSNLSCALRRNESLTATDNLRGVRRNSSFSAARSAAAEAKGRLAERAASQGSEPPLLPTQRNGIPVSPVRPKPIEKSQFIHNNLKDVYVSIADYEGDDETAGFQEGVSMEVLERNPNGWWYCQILDGVKPFKGWVPSNYLEKKN
- the SH3PXD2A gene encoding SH3 and PX domain-containing protein 2A isoform X5, with protein sequence MLAYCVQDATVVDVEKRRNPSKHYVYIINVTWSDSTSQTIYRRYSKFFDLQMQLLDKFPIEGGQKDPKQRIIPFLPGKILFRRSHIRDVAVKRLKPIDEYCRALVRLPPHISQCDEVFRFFEARPEDVNPPKEDYGSSKRKSGADSNAEPMILEQYVVVSNYKKQENSELSLQAGEVVDVIEKNESGWWFVSTSEEQGWVPATYLEAQNGTRDDSDINTSKTGEEEKYVTVQPYASQSKDEIGFEKGVTVEVIRKNLEGWWYIRYLGKEGWAPASYLKKAKDELPARKKNLAGPVEIIGNIMEISNLLNKKASGDKETPPAEGEGLEPPITKKEISLPILCNASNGSALGIPERTVSKLAQGSPAVARIAPQRAQISSPNLRTRPPPRRESSLGFQLPKPPEPPSVEVEYYTIAEFQSCISDGISFRGGQKAEVIDKNSGGWWYVQIGEKEGWAPASYIDKRKKPNLSRRTSTLTRPKVPPPAPPSKPKEADEGPAGPGESQDSPLRLKYEEPEYDIPAFGFDSEPELTEEPTEDGGSGDRRPTQPHRPSPASSLQRARFKVGGSTEDVALEEETIYENEGFRPCVEDGLSARRSSRDSDSPGGSPLSLARKNSPKSDSPKSSSLLKLKAEKNAQAELGKNHSSASFSSSITINTTCSSSSSSSSSSLSKNSGDLKPRSASDAGIRGTPKVGAKKDADPKVGLTSCARAKPSVRPKPFLNRAESQSQEKMDISTLRRQLRPTGQLRGGLKGSKSEDSELPPQTAFEGPSEGSRRGSADLITLPAASPPCPTKKGREGQATSYTTCSAYQKVQDSEISFPAGVEVQVLEKLESGWWYVRFGELEGWAPAHYLVLGENEPSDPPGKETDTVAPKSKQNEGKSDSLEKIEKRVQALNTVNQSKRATPPIPSKPPGGFVKTSGAGAVKMRNGVRQVAVRPQSVFVSPPPKDSNLSCALRRNESLTATDNLRGVRRNSSFSAARSAAAEAKGRLAERAASQGSEPPLLPTQRNGIPVSPVRPKPIEKSQFIHNNLKDVYVSIADYEGDDETAGFQEGVSMEVLERNPNGWWYCQILDGVKPFKGWVPSNYLEKKN
- the SH3PXD2A gene encoding SH3 and PX domain-containing protein 2A isoform X4 — its product is MGLSLEKQQRPQGGKMQLLDKFPIEGGQKDPKQRIIPFLPGKILFRRSHIRDVAVKRLKPIDEYCRALVRLPPHISQCDEVFRFFEARPEDVNPPKEDYGSSKRKSVWLSSWAESPKKDVTGADSNAEPMILEQYVVVSNYKKQENSELSLQAGEVVDVIEKNESGWWFVSTSEEQGWVPATYLEAQNGTRDDSDINTSKTGEVSKRRKAHLRRLDRRWTLGGMVNRQHSREEKYVTVQPYASQSKDEIGFEKGVTVEVIRKNLEGWWYIRYLGKEGWAPASYLKKAKDELPARKKNLAGPVEIIGNIMEISNLLNKKASGDKETPPAEGEGLEPPITKKEISLPILCNASNGSALGIPERTVSKLAQGSPAVARIAPQRAQISSPNLRTRPPPRRESSLGFQLPKPPEPPSVEVEYYTIAEFQSCISDGISFRGGQKAEVIDKNSGGWWYVQIGEKEGWAPASYIDKRKKPNLSRRTSTLTRPKVPPPAPPSKPKEADEGPAGPGESQDSPLRLKYEEPEYDIPAFGFDSEPELTEEPTEDGGSGDRRPTQPHRPSPASSLQRARFKVGGSTEDVALEEETIYENEGFRPCVEDGLSARRSSRDSDSPGGSPLSLARKNSPKSDSPKSSSLLKLKAEKNAQAELGKNHSSASFSSSITINTTCSSSSSSSSSSLSKNSGDLKPRSASDAGIRGTPKVGAKKDADPKVGLTSCARAKPSVRPKPFLNRAESQSQEKMDISTLRRQLRPTGQLRGGLKGSKSEDSELPPQTAFEGPSEGSRRGSADLITLPAASPPCPTKKGREGQATSYTTCSAYQKVQDSEISFPAGVEVQVLEKLESGWWYVRFGELEGWAPAHYLVLGENEPSDPPGKETDTVAPKSKQNEGKSDSLEKIEKRVQALNTVNQSKRATPPIPSKPPGGFVKTSGAGAVKMRNGVRQVAVRPQSVFVSPPPKDSNLSCALRRNESLTATDNLRGVRRNSSFSAARSAAAEAKGRLAERAASQGSEPPLLPTQRNGIPVSPVRPKPIEKSQFIHNNLKDVYVSIADYEGDDETAGFQEGVSMEVLERNPNGWWYCQILDGVKPFKGWVPSNYLEKKN